A segment of the Oncorhynchus gorbuscha isolate QuinsamMale2020 ecotype Even-year unplaced genomic scaffold, OgorEven_v1.0 Un_scaffold_7716, whole genome shotgun sequence genome:
TTTCTCCAGGTAGATCATAAACTCTCGTCTtcccatggttgtgtgtgtgtgtgtgtggtgtttcacCACTGAATTCTTTCTCCAGGTAGATCTGTCTCGTCTtcccatggttgtgtgtgtgtgtgtggtgtttcacCACTGAATTCTTTCTCCAGGTAGATCATAAACTCTCGTCTTCCcatggttgtgtgtctgtgtgtgtgtgtgtggtgtttcacCACTGAATTCTTTCTCCAGGTAGATCATAAACTCTCGTCTTCCcatggttgtgtctgtgtgtgtgtgtgtgtggtgtttcacCACTGAATTCTTTCTCCAGGTAGATCATAAACTCTCGTCTtcccatggttgtgtgtgtgtgtgtgtgttgtgtgtgtgtgtgtgtgttgtgtgtgtgtggtgtttcacCACTGAATTCTTTCTCCAGGTAGATCATAAACTCTCGTCTtcccatggttgtgtgtgtgtgtgtgtgtgtgtggtgtttcacCACTGAATTCTTTCTCCAGGTAGATCATAAACTCTCGTCTTCCCATGGAGTCGTTCAGAAGTTCCATGAAGCTGAAACTCCAGCGCTCCACTCTCAACCTGGTTGGAGTgcccaccctgcacacacacacacacacaccgcacatgccaacacacacacacgccaacacagacacacacacgccaacacagcacacacacacacacaacacatgcacGCAAAAACACACATGTTTTAAGTGTTAGTTGTGTCTGtgtaggtgtttgtgtgtgtgtctgttggtgtgtgtttgtgcgtgtgtgtgggttagTGTGGTTTACGGTTAgcgtgtttgttggtgtgtgtctgtgttggcgtgtgtgttgtgtgtctgtgttggtgtgtgtggtgtatgtgtgtgttggcgtgtgtgtgtctgtgttggcgtgtgtgtgttggcgtgtgcggcgtgtgtgtgtgtttgtgtgcgtgtgtgtgtgtgtgttgtgtgtgtgtgttggcgtgtgtgtgtgtgtgtgtgtgtgtgtgtgtgtgtgtgtgtgtgtgtgtgtgtgtgtgtgtgtgtgtgtgtgtgtgtgtgtgtgtgtgtgtgtgtgtgtgtgtgtgtgtgtgtgtgtgtgtgtgtgtgtgtgtgtgtgtgtgtgtgtgtgtgtgtgtgtgtgtgtgtgtgtgtgtgtgtgtgtgtgtgtgtgtgtgtgtgtgtgtgtgtgtgtgtgtttacatgtcagTGTTGATGGTCCAGTGTGAGGTGTCGTCAGAGATCCAGGGGTTGCTAGGGAGACAGCCTGACATGATGGGGTCATGGTGGAGGTACTGCTCACTGTACTTCAtgaagc
Coding sequences within it:
- the LOC124029792 gene encoding regulator of G-protein signaling 11-like, which encodes MKYSEQYLHHDPIMSGCLPSNPWISDDTSHWTINTDMVGTPTRLRVERWSFSFMELLNDSMGRREFMIYLEKEFSAENLCFWEACEDLRHGESSKIILKVEEVY